From the Halogeometricum rufum genome, the window TCCGGCGTCACCTCGTCCATCGTGATGAGGTAGGCGTCGTCGTTGTCCGCGATTATCTGCTCGGCTATCTCCATGCGGCCCTGACCGATCTTCGTGCAGAAGATGACGCCCCACTTCTCGGCGTCCATCGCCTTGTGGACGGAGGCGTAGCGCTGCTTCATGAACTTCTCCGTGTCGGCGATGGTGACGACGTTGTTCACGGGGTCGGCGATGACCACCTTCTTGTCGGGGTGTTCCATCGCCAGTCCGAGCGGGTGGAACTTCCCGCCGCCGACGTACAGCACCTGGTCGGCGTCGATGTCGGCGGAGGCGTAGTTGCAGCCGAGCACCTGCCCCTCGTGGGAGAGTCGGTCGTCGCCGCGGCGCGTGTGCACGTCGTAGCCGCGCTCTTCGAGCCAGTCGCACATGTCCTCGAAGCGGTTCATGTGCTGGGCCGTCGTCACCAGTCCCACCTCGTCGCCCTCCAGTTCCGCCAGCGACTCCTCGAGGATGGGGAACGGGTCGACGTTCGAGAACAGCGGGACGTAGATTATCTTGTCGGACTCCTTCATCGGCGAGTGCCCGAAGTGGACGAACACGTCCGTCCGGCGCATCAGATAGGTGTCGAGGTCGCAGGCGCCGTAACAGGGCTGGCCCGACAGCATGAACGTCACGTCGTCGTCGCACAGGGCGCGCAGGTCGTCTGCGACCGCCGGGCCGCGGCGCTTCAGTCCCTCGGGGAACTGCAGGCCGACGCGACTCGCGTCGCGCTCTTCGACTTCCTCGACGATTCGCTCGAGTTCGTAGTCCCACTCGCGGTCGTGCCGCAACGACATCCCGGTGTTTCTGAGGTCCCCCTCCGACGTCGCGTCTTGACTCATTGCACCTCTCTTGCGAGTCGGGAGGGATAACGTCGGCGGTTCCACCCCTCCGCGGCCCGTTCGGAGACGTGTGCGGCGGGCGCAGGACTCGCGACAGTTTATATCGTGGTAGGAAGTACCATAGTGTATGTCGTCAGAAGAACACGAACACGAGGGGGAGCACGAACACGAGGACGAGGAAGCGCTCACCGAGTGTCCCGAGTGCGGGGCGGAGATAACGGGCGAGGAGAGCCTCGAATCGAAGACGGTGCCCGAACTGCGCGTCGACTCCGGGTCGGTGTACGCCAAGGGCAAGAACGACCTCTGGCTGTGTAAGGGCTGCCGCGCGACGCTCGGCGTCAAGTTGCGGGAGCGCTAACCCGAACCGCCGCCCGCCGACGGCGAACGGCGTCTCGACGCGGACGTGGTCAGTCCGGCGCGGACGTCGTCGCGTTCGCAGTCGTCCGGCTCTCGGTCGCCGGCTCCGTCGCGGTTCCGTTCCCGCCGGTTGCCGCGTTTTCCGTCGTCTCGTTCTCCACCGTCGCGTTCTCCGTCGTCTCGTTCTCCACCGTCGCGTTTTCGGCCGCCCCGTCAGCGGTCGTCGAACCGGACACGGGCACGCCCGCCGCCGCGTCGGGGGCCGTCGCGTTCACCGCGCGGTCGTACCACCGAGGGCGCGAGACGGTCACCGCGTCCATCGACGCGTACTCCATCCGGTAAGACACCTCTCGCGTCTCGTCGCCGACGGTCCGGTCGTAGGAGACGATGAGCACCGACACGAAGCCGTCGGACCCGACGGACGCCTCGGCCCGGTAGTCGCTCACGTTCGCCGCGCGCGGAATCGACTCCGGCGTGCCGGTGGCGACGACGCGGAACGGGTAGCGAGTGTCGTCCACGCGCGTGACGCGGGTCCGGGAGGCGTTCAGGTATCGCTCGACGGCCGACGACGCCCGTTGCTCGAACAGGCCGTGACCGTTCTCGTCTATCCGGACGGGGTACCGGTAGAACGACTCGTTCCGCCCGTCGACCCGGACGAATATCTGCTCGCCGTCGGCATAGGCGGTGTACTGGACCAGTTCGTCGCCGTCGTCGTCGGTGTCGGTCGCGGGCGTCTCACCGGACCTCGACTCCGCCGCCCGGTCGCGGGCGTAGCCGGTGACCGTGTAGCGGAAGTGCCGGGGGTCCTCCACCTCCGCCTGTTGCCAGACGCCGCGCCAGACGCGCCCGCTCCAGTCTTCGGTTCCCGACTGCCTGAGGACGATGCGGTACGAGCGCCCGGCGACGGCGTCGGCGTGCGCGTCGGCCAGCGTCTCGGCGTCCGTCACGCCCGTCGCGCCGATTCCCGGCGGGAACAGCGTCGTCTCCGCGCCGTCGTCGGTGGGGACGGACGCGCCGACGACGACGGGGCCGGACTCGGCCTGCGCGGCGTCGTTCGCCGCCGGCGAGACGCCCGGCCCGAACGGCCCGAGAAGCGCCGCGACGACGAGTGCGACGATGACGACGGCGGCGACGCTGGCCGCCGACACGTCGCCGACCCCGGCGAGGGTGCCGTCGTCGTCGTTCCCGGGGACCGGCCCGGCGACGACCGGCGACGCGTCGAAGTGCGTCGCGAACAGTCGCTCGGCGTCCCGCCGGTCGATACCGTAGAGCGCCAGGTTCCTGAGGTCCGCGGGACCGACGAGCGTCAGGCCCTCGCGGGCGGCCAGTCGGTCGATGCGCGGCGTCGGACGCGCCGCGACGACAGCGTCCGCGTCGGCGGGGACGCGCGGGTTCCTGAGTCGCCACGCGCTTGCGACGGGTGCCAGCACGCGCCCCTCGTCGGCGAGGACGACGGCGCCGTCGTCGCGGACGGTCACCGCTCGGCCCCGACTGGCGTACAGGTCCGCGACGAACGCCGTGAACGCGTCTTCGCCGAGGCGGCGGAGCCACCCCTCGAACGTCCGCACCGGGACGGCTGGCATGTGCTCACGTAGCACGCCGAGCGCAACGACTCTTTCCCCTCTCGACGGGCGCGCGTCGCCGCCGACCGGGACCGGGCGGGTGTCGCGTCCCGGGGACGGTCTGTCAGTCGTCCCGGGGACGGTCTGTCAGTCGTCCCGGGGACGGTCTGTCAGTCCACCCCGAACGGTCGGTCAATCCATCTGCGTACGGCCGGTCAGTCCAGATGCGCCGGGCGGCAGGCGAAGTGACGGCTGCGATTGTCCGCGACGTACCGGTACACGCGGCGGCCGACCGACTGGACGGGTCCGCGAGACATCACCCACGCCAGCGGGTGGAACAGGCGGTTCTGTCCGAGCAGTTCCCGGAAGGCGTCGTAGCCCTCGTAGGTGTCGACCCCGTCGAACACGAACATCGCGCGCTCGAAGTCGACGCCCGGTCGGGACGCGTACTCGTCGGGCGCGTCGTACTGCGTGTAGAAGGTGACCGAGTCCGTCACGTCCAGCAGTTTGACGGGGTACAGCGACCGCGCGCAGAACAGGCAGTGCTCGTCGAAGACGAGGTCGAGGTCCCGGTCGACCGCGAGTCGGGCGTAGGCGCGGTCGAAGGCGGCGAACAGCGCCAGGAAGAACAGGTTGTCGACGAAGAAGATTCCCAGCAACACCACGTTCGACAGGGTGAAGGCGACGAGACCGAGGACGAACGGCGTGACGGAGAGGCCGGCGAGGACCGCGGCGAGGAACCCGAGTTCGAGGACGAGCGTCCCCACCCCACCCAAGACGCCCAGAAGGGGGTACTCGACGACGGCCAACTGGACGTCGTGCCAGGGGTAGACGTAAGACCGGACGAGGACGAGTCGTGCCAGGTTGTCGGGGGCGACGAAGCCGAGTCCGCCGCCGTCGACGACCTTGCTCACGCCGGTGCTGAAGAACAGCAGCGCGAGCGTCAGCAGCGCGTACTTCAGCGCCGGCATCCGGTACCGGCGGTCGTCCTCGGACTGCAGGAGGTCGACGAGCGAGTCGAGCGAGCGGGTCCGAACCGCTCGAAGCCCGTCCACCGAGAGCGCGTCGTCGTCGGGGTACAGGGCGAAGAACAGCAGGAGCACCGAGCCGATGAACAGGCTGTCGACCTCGCCGGTGTTGACGAGCGTCGAGCGGACGGTGGCGAGGTGGGCGAGCAGGAACGAACTCGCCACGCCGGTGACGCGAAGCCGGTAGCCGACGACCACGAGCAGCACCAGTCCGACGAGGAGCCACTTCTCGACGGTGAGCAGCCAGGGCATCCCGGTCGGAATCGCCCACTCGTACCGCGGGTTCGCCATCGCGCGGAACGGCACGTCCAGCACGCCGGCCCAGTCGTACCAGACCGTCTTCCAGACGAGCCAGCAGCCCAGCAGCAACCGACCCGCGGCGAGGTTGAGCGGCGAGGAGCGGCCGTCGTCGTCGAAGTAGTTGACGAACATCAGACGCTCACCCCCGACGGGGCGAGACTGCTCCGGTTCCCCGACCCGGTTCGGTTCATCGAGCGCGTGGGAGCCGAGCGGTTCGACGGCGGCGCCGGTGCGGCCTCACCGGAGGGGAACGACTCGAACACCAGCGTCTCGTCGTAACGGACCACTTCGGTCCCGTCCGGCGAGGTGACGAACGTCATCTCGTACATCCGCACCCCCACGAACCGGTCGTAGCCCTCGAGTAACGACGGCGTCCACACGCTCGTCAGCCCGTGGTGGGGGAATCGCAACGCGTCCGTCTGCCCGCTGACCACCTCGGCCCGGTACGCCCGCGCCTGCTGGAGGAGGTGCCGCGCCGCGGCCTCGTCGCCCGTGTCGCTGTCGTCGCTCCGTATCTGCCGAATCATCGGCCCGGTCGACACCGCGTCGAACTCGAGCGTCATGCGGTCGTCCATCTTCACCTCGTTGCCGGACGCGTCGACGATGCGTATCTCCGTGTACGTCTCCACCTCGGAGGTCGGTTCCGAGAAGTGACCCCACGAGACGAACGGGAGCGGCGCCATCGGGACGACGAAGTTGACCACCACAAGCCCGGCGAAGAAGCACCCGACAAACGCCTGCCGCGAGCGCCACCTGTCGCCGAGGGCGACGGCGGCGGCCGCGGCGATGAAGAAGCCGAAGAAGACGCCGGGCAGGATGTACGACGCGTACGGGCGGAGGAGGACGACCAGTTCGGACGGGGAGACCCACAGCGGGGTCGGCGTCGGACTCGTCACGGGCACCCCCCCGTCGCGGTGCTCGCCGCGATGTTCGGTCGTCGGTGCCGTTCGTCGCCCCGGTCTGTCGTGTCGCCGCTCCCACGCCCAGTCATGCTCGTTGAGACGGAATCACACTCTCCCTACATTGGTACTGTCCGTATAACTGACCTATAATCGGACGATACAGTCACTGGCGTCTCCCGCACCGCCCCGCTCCGTCACGCCGGCGCGTCCGACCCGGGCGGCGGTACGCGCGGCGGCGCGACCGACGCGCGACCGTTCCGCCTCCGGCAAGTTCAAACGAATCGGCTCCTAACACCGTCTATGAGCATCCAGACGGACCGACTCGACGAACTCGGGCAGGAACTCGGCGAGGCCATCGCGGCGACGCCCGAGTACGAGGCGTTCGAGGAGGCGAAGGCGGCCGTCGAGAACGACGAGGAGATACAGGCGGAGATTCGGAAGTTCCAGCGTCTCCGCGAGGAGTTCATGATGTCGCGCCAGACGGGGGAGGCGACGCAGGAAGCCCTCCAGAAGGTCCAGTCCGCACAGCAGGACCTGCACTCGAAGCCGGTGATGGCGGAGTATCTCGAGGCGCAGGCGGACCTGCAGGAACGACTCGAAGCCGTCAACGAGGCCATCTCCGAACCGCTCGCCGTCGACTTCGGCGGCGAGGCCGGCGGTTGCTGTCAGGACTGAACCGGGCGCGCTCGACGCGGCCACGACTTTTTGTACGGTGAGGGGACCAGACGCCCCATGCTCGCGATAGCCGGCGGCAAGGGCGGGTGCGGGAAGACGACGACGACGCTCGGACTCGCCGCCGCCCTCGACGGTGCCACCGCCGTCGTCGACGCCGACACGGACATGCCGAACCTCCACGCCCTCGCGGGCGTTCCGCGCGACGCCCCGTCGGACCGTCGCGGACACCCCCACCCCGACGACGAGAGCGTGACCGTCTACCCGGCCCCGCCGACCGGGGACGAGGGACGCGAGGCGCGTTCGCGAGACGCCGAGGCG encodes:
- the dph2 gene encoding diphthamide biosynthesis enzyme Dph2, whose amino-acid sequence is MSQDATSEGDLRNTGMSLRHDREWDYELERIVEEVEERDASRVGLQFPEGLKRRGPAVADDLRALCDDDVTFMLSGQPCYGACDLDTYLMRRTDVFVHFGHSPMKESDKIIYVPLFSNVDPFPILEESLAELEGDEVGLVTTAQHMNRFEDMCDWLEERGYDVHTRRGDDRLSHEGQVLGCNYASADIDADQVLYVGGGKFHPLGLAMEHPDKKVVIADPVNNVVTIADTEKFMKQRYASVHKAMDAEKWGVIFCTKIGQGRMEIAEQIIADNDDAYLITMDEVTPDRLRNFDMDAFVNTGCPRITTDDGPRFHKPMLTPQEYRIAVGDEPLDALEFDTFHGTW
- a CDS encoding DCC1-like thiol-disulfide oxidoreductase family protein yields the protein MFVNYFDDDGRSSPLNLAAGRLLLGCWLVWKTVWYDWAGVLDVPFRAMANPRYEWAIPTGMPWLLTVEKWLLVGLVLLVVVGYRLRVTGVASSFLLAHLATVRSTLVNTGEVDSLFIGSVLLLFFALYPDDDALSVDGLRAVRTRSLDSLVDLLQSEDDRRYRMPALKYALLTLALLFFSTGVSKVVDGGGLGFVAPDNLARLVLVRSYVYPWHDVQLAVVEYPLLGVLGGVGTLVLELGFLAAVLAGLSVTPFVLGLVAFTLSNVVLLGIFFVDNLFFLALFAAFDRAYARLAVDRDLDLVFDEHCLFCARSLYPVKLLDVTDSVTFYTQYDAPDEYASRPGVDFERAMFVFDGVDTYEGYDAFRELLGQNRLFHPLAWVMSRGPVQSVGRRVYRYVADNRSRHFACRPAHLD
- a CDS encoding YlbF family regulator yields the protein MSIQTDRLDELGQELGEAIAATPEYEAFEEAKAAVENDEEIQAEIRKFQRLREEFMMSRQTGEATQEALQKVQSAQQDLHSKPVMAEYLEAQADLQERLEAVNEAISEPLAVDFGGEAGGCCQD